tgcgggcagagaccaggcaaggcaagtaacagtatagtgtaattgggagacacacagtatcgggaggggggaatagggacactcgcactgccgtgtggcgcttcccaccttctatatatgtacctcgatttggggagttaaatttaaattttattcctttatgccactggcctaggtttgttatttgtgggggtgtcggaagctctgtactttggtgtgtaaacattgtgtttctttattttttgtgtatagagagacaacgccagcagaggactacagcggccagcagcgtacgcccacagccagggccgtcacgtaagttacccctcatgtctggcaattgcgatggcgcctacttaattttttatttaagtctacagctctgtacttctggtgtctaaaccttgcgtgtctttttttggggtgtagagagacgccgccggcagaggacagcacccactgcagccagcagtacagcggctagcagcggaagcccacagccagtgtcgtcacgtaagttaaccaccCTTTTTTAGAATTTAATGATGCCATACGGGCCATTAGTAGGGAGGTTAAATATTGTGTACATTACAGGTGCAGTAACCCCACCGCAGGCCACAACCCCGCCCTTTCAacacccatcttcctcccccgggtcggcgtcattctctccagcgacaagcattcgtaagtgacaaaaccagcgagcgcttcaccacagtgagttcaattgttaaccagatatgtatttgcttcctttcagcagcaggagctgtggcccgagccaggggatgggtggtcagcagctccgcggatgagcaacaggcgtcccttttccgtaagtattgagaaagtgggagggggttatcggtgggatgtcacatttgacaacgaCTAAACGGACCCTAAAACATTGAACCTAAAAAATGCCCTCTGGGGCAGTACAAAATTGAGTGTGTAGTTAAAAGTACCATTTTACAATAAACGATTTACTAACGATCATTACCAGCcatacgacctggtcgtgatcg
This region of Ranitomeya imitator isolate aRanImi1 chromosome 1, aRanImi1.pri, whole genome shotgun sequence genomic DNA includes:
- the LOC138657517 gene encoding uncharacterized protein; this translates as MAARHVIGRHTVSGGGNRDTRTAVWRFPPSIYVPRFGELNLNFIPLCHWPRFVICGGVGSSVLWCVNIVFLYFLCIERQRQQRTTAASSVRPQPGPSQRRRRQRTAPTAASSTAASSGSPQPVSSRAVTPPQATTPPFQHPSSSPGSASFSPATSIPAGAVARARGWVVSSSADEQQASLFQPDTVRELLAKQDRLERTAALMLQQVQQHGRTLRHLLRRGRF